The Halorubrum salinarum genome segment ACCGTCTCGACGATCTCGGCGGTCGCGAGCATCCCCGTCTTGACCGCGCGCACGTCGAAGTCGTCGGCGACCGCCGCGTACTGGGCCGCGACGTGGTCGGCCGGGAGCGGGTTCACGTCCTCGACGCCGCGGGTGTTCTGGGCGGTCGTCGCCGTCACGACCGACGCGCCGAAGACGCCGTGGGCGGTCATCGCGGTCAGGTCGGCCTGGATTCCGGCGCCGCCGCCGCTGTCGCTGCCGGCGACCGTCAGCGCGACCGGCGGGTCGACCGGGTCGTACTCGGGCATACGCGGTGGTACAACTTAGTGATATTAATTGGTGGTGATTCGATCGCGCGCTCGGACGGCGCCTGCCGTCGCCGAACGACCTTTTCGGCTCCGCGGCGTACCGGCGGGCATGGCAACCGACTCCGACGCCGCGACCGGCGCCGACGAGCGCGAGGCGATCACCGTCTACTCCGACTACGTCTGTCCGTTCTGCTACCTCGGGCGGCGGTCGCTCTCGAACTACCAGGAGGCGCGCGAGGAGCCGCTCGCGATCGACTGGCACCCGTTCGACCTCCGCGCCGGGCAGCGCGGCCCGGACGGCGAGATCGACCACGACGCCGACACCGGGAAGGACGACGAGTACTACGAGCAGGCCCGCGAGAACGTCCGGCGGCTCCAGGAGGAGTACGGCGCCGACGAGATGGCGCTCGAACTCGCGACCGACGTGGACTCGCTGCCCGCGCAGGTCGTCTCGGTCCGCGTCCGCGAGACGGCTCCGGACGCGTGGCTCGCGTTCGACGAGGCCGTCTTCGACGCGCTGTGGCTGGAGGGCCGGGACATCGGCGACCGCGACGTGCTGGCCGACATCGCGGCGGAGGTCGACGGGCTCGACGCGGGCGTCGTCGACGAGGCGCTCGGCGACGACGACCTCCGCGAGCGCGTGACCGAGATGTTCGACGCCGCGCGGCGGCGGGGCGTCACCGGCGTCCCGACGTTCGCGTACGACGGCCACGCCGCCCGGGGCGCGGTCCCGCCCGAACAGCTCGGACGGCTCGTCGAGGGCGTCTGATCGGGGCGAGAGCGCCGCGCCGACGGGACGCCGGGACCGGCGGTCAGTCGTCCGCGCCGGCCTCGGACCGCTCCTCGGCCGCGTCGCTCCGCGACCCGACGGGGTCGCTCCGCGGGTCCACGAGCCGGTACGCGAGCGCGACGCAGCCGAACGCGAGCGCGAACCCGGCGACGACGTCGGTGAGCCAGTGGATCCCGAGGTACATGGTCGCGACGACGACCGACAGCGAGAGCGGGACCGCAAGCGGCGTCCACCGCGGGAACGCCTCGCGGGTCAGGACCGCGAACGTCCCCACGGTGACCGCCAGCGAGGTGTGGAGCGACGGGAAGACGTTCGTGTTCACGTTCACCTCGCTCGCGAGGAGCATCACGTCCGGCTGGTTGGTGAAGAGGAGCGGCGTCACCATGTCGGGCATCACGTTCCGCGGGCCGTAGGCGAACACGAGCGTGTACAGCGCCAGCCCGATTCCGTAGTTGAGCGCGTAGGCGACGAGGAGCCGCCTGAGCGCCGTCGTCCGCGGGAGCGCGAGGTACGCGATCACCGGGAACGAGAGGAGGAAGGCGTAGCCGTACACGTACACCCACGAGAAGTACGCGGTCAGCGCGGGGGCCGCGAACGTCGCCTGGACCCACGCGACGAACCCGCCCTCCAGCGCGTAGATGAGCGCCGTCGCCTGAACGCCGAACAGCCTGGAGACGGTCTGGAGCGAGCCCCGACCGACGGCGCTGGCGAGCAGCACCACGCAGAGGAGCGCGATCGCCCGACGGGCGTCCCAGATCCGGCCGCGGAGCCCGCGCCACGCCGCCCGGAGCCGGGCGGGACCGACCACCGCGAGCGACGCGGCGGCGAGCATCGCCCCGACCCACGCGACGACCGACGCGACGACCGAGAGGAACGGCGTCATCGGCCCCGGGAGAGCAACCGCCCCTCGTCGTCGAAGCGATACCCGATCTCGCGGAACGCCTCGCGGGCGGCCGCGACGTCCAGCGACCCGTCGTCGTCGAAGAACGGGTGGACCGGGTCGCGCCCGTCGGTCCACGCGAGCGACGACGGCACCGCGTCGGGCGACGCCGCCAGCGGCGACGCGGCCGCCTTCGCGTACCCGTCGAACGCCTCGTCGACGAGCGCGGCCTTGTCGATCAGCCGGGCGACGACCGCCCGGAAGCGGGGGTTCGACAGCGGGCTCCGCCGGGTGTTGTAGCCGACGTGGTAGAACGCCGCCGACCGACCGCTCACGAGCCTGGCGGCGTCCGAGCGGCCGATCCGCGGGACGGAGGCCGGGCCGAGGTTCGCGGCGGTCGCGTCCGCGAGCCCCTCGGCGACCGCCTCCACGGCCGAGATGTCCGACGGCAGCACCTCGACGCGGAGCCGGTCGAAGGCCGGCTTCCCGTGGTACCGCGGCGGGATCCCCGCGCGGGGGTCCGCCGTCTCGTCGTCGGCGTCCGGCGCCGGGCGGACGAGGAAGTGGTCGGGGTTCCGCTCGAAGACGACCGACTCCTCCGCGGTCGCCTCGACGAAGCGGAGCGGGCCGCTCCCGACCGGGTCGGGGTTGTTCGAGACCACCGCCTCCGTCGTCTCGAAGTCGAACTCGAAGCCGGCGATCGTCGCCGCCTCGGTCCGGTCGGCCCAGACGTGTTCCGGGAGGACCGGCACCTGGAGCGCCCGGGCGGCGACCCGGTCGTTGACGTCGGGCAGCGTGAGTCGGACGGTCGCGTCGTCGAGGGCGCGCTCGTCCTCGACGAGGGAGCTCCGCCCGCGGAACCGCGGCGTCGGCACCGAGGTCTCGACGCTCCCCAGCGAGGTGTCGCGGAGGAACCGGTAGGTGAACGCGACGTCGTCCGCCGTCACGGGCTCGCCGTCGTGCCACCGGGCGTCGCGGAGCGTGACGTCGACGGCGGTCGCGTCGACCCGCTCCCAGTCGGCCGCCAGCCACGGGACGATCGACTCCCCGTCCGCGCGGACGAGCGGGTCGTACAGGAGTCCGGTGAACGTGCCGTGCCGCCGGAACTCGGCGGCGATCGGGTTCCAGTTCTGCGTGATCCGGTCGTCGGTCGTCACGAGTCTGAGCACGCGCCCGGACTCGTCGTCGGCGTCCGCGGCCGTCGCGTTGCCGCCGGGCGCGTCGCCGTCGTCGGCCGATTCGCCCTCCGGGGTCGCGCGGTCGAGGCCGAGCAGTCCGGAGACCGACACCGGCTGGCGGTCCTCCGTCCAGCCCTCGAAGCGGTTCTCCTGGACGGCGGTGAGGGCGTCGGGGAACGCGACGACGGAGAACGGCTGGAGGTCGCACACCGTCTCCTGGAGCGCGGCGACGGCGTCGGTCCGTTCGCCGGCGGTCGCTCGGCGCTGTCGCTCCAACAGGTCGTCGACCGCGATCTCCGTGAGCCCGAAGGGGTTCTGCCATCCCGGCTCCGCGACGAACTGCGAGTGGGTCAGCCCGTACAGCGCGTCCGGGTCGAAGGGGTCCGTCTCCACGAACTGCCCGACGTAGACGTCGAAGTTCTGGTTTATCAGCACCTTCCGCCAGAGGTCGGTCTGTCCGACGGTGTTGAGTCGGACGTCGACGCCGACGGCGGTCAGGTGCTCCTCGAGCTGCCTCGCGATGCGGATGCCGTTCGGGTCCGCGTCCGCGGGCGTGGTGTTGATCTCCAGGGTCAGCTGGGAGTGGGGGTCCCGCCCGGCGATGTTCTCCGTGCGACCGAGACAGCCGGCGCTGGCGGCCGCGAGGCCGAGTCCGGTGAGCGCGGCTCGTCGGCTGATCGGTCGGGCCATCGGTTCGTCTCCCCCTGTTTTCCGCCACCGGATATATCTCTTCTGTGCTGTCGGCGCGCCGAGAGGTCGCGTCGGGAGCGCTGGTCGCCGCGAGCGTCCGTTCCGCCGTCAGATCAGGTCCGCCAGCGGGAGCGCCAGGCCGACGGCCCACGCCAACAGCCCGGCGACGGCGACGGGTCGGTCGGCCGTCGCCCGCCCGATCGCGACCACGGCGAGCGCGGCCAGCAGCGCCACCCGGTGGACGATGAGGTCGGGGGGAACGGTCACCCCGAGCGCCGCGAAGTCGGCGAGGAAGCCGGCGCCGAGGCCGACGACGACGGCCGCGGCGGCGGCCACCGGGTCGGACCGCGGCGCGCGCCAGGCGACCAGGGCGGGCAGCCCGGCCGCGAGGACGACGTACAGCGGGGCCGCGATGGCCTTCGGCGACACGGCCGGGAGCGCCGTCTCCAGCGCCACGCCCGCGACGCGGACGCCGACGAGGACGGCGCCGAGCGCGACCCCGAGCGTCGCGGCCGCGGCGTGTCGCCGCGCGTCGGTCCGCAGTCGGCCGAGGAGGTCGACGGCCGCCTCGCGAGTGCGCCGGCGGAGCAGCGCCCCGGCGAGCGCCGCGGTCGCCGCCAGTTCGATCACGGAGAGCCAGCCGTCGCTGCGCCCGCCGTCGATGCCGCGGTACTCGCGGCGCACGTCGGTCGCGCGGCCCGACTCGATGAAGTCGTCCTCCAGCCGCGTCGCGGGCGCGTCGATGTCGGGGACCGTGTGGCGGAGCCGGAACCAGTCGTAGTACTCCTCGTGGGCCTGGATCGCGGTGTAGGCGCCGTCGGGCGACTCGTACGCGCGGAGGTGGTCGCGGACGCCGAGGTACCGCCCGTCGTGGAGCTCGAACGTCTCGGCGAGCCACGCGCCGCCGTCCGGGCCCTCGACGTAGGAGTAGCGGAGCGAGCTGCGGGCGTCCCGCCAGTCGCGCCCGACGACCTCGCGGAGCTGGTCGTCGTCGCCGGCGGTCGCCGTGGCCTCGTCGGGGGGCGTCGCCTCCCAGTCGGTGCCCGGGTCGCCCTCGATGGCGGCCCGGGTCGCCTCGGCGTCGGCGTGGAAGACGACGTTGATCGCGAGGGTGCGCCCCTCGACCGTCCGGCTCCGGCTCGTGTACGGCCAGAGCCGGTAGTCGCCGTCGACCTCGATGAGCCGGTCGTCCGCGACGTCGTCCGCCCGCGGCTCCTCGGCGACGCCCGCGAAGGCCCCGGAGAGGGCGAGCCCGACCCCGACGACGGCGAGGAGCGCGACGACCGCGCCGAGCCGGTTCATGCGCCGCACCACAGCGCCGGAGAACAAACCAGTTCGGGTGGGGCGCGGCGCGACCGCCCGGGCGCCTCGCGGCCCGCGGCGCTCACCACGTCTCGACGAACCCGTCGCGGACGTCCTCCGCGCAGCCCTCGCAGTCGGGGTGCCCGGACTCGAAGCAGGCGGGACGCCCCTCGTCGTCGACCGGCACGGTCCGGCGCTCGGCGTGGCGGCGGCAGACGATGCGAGCGCGCCCGGCGTCGTCGGTCGGGAGGTCGAACCGCGCCGCGGCGGCCGCGCTGCCCTCCGGGTCGTCGCGCCCCTCGGCGTAGGCGCGTTTGGCCTCCTCGAACTGCTTGCCCGCCTTCCGGAGCTGCTGGCGGATGACGCGTTCGAGCCGGTCGTCCATACCAACCGTACCGGGCGCGGCGGATATAGGTCCGTTGGCGGAGCGCGCCGCGGTCGCGACGCGCTCCGGGTCGGCGAGGACCGTCGCCGCGGGAAACCTTGATGAGAGCGCCGAGCGATCGGTCGGCCATGTCCGACGACTGTATTTTCTGTTCGATCGTCGCCGGCGACATCCCGTCGCGGACCGTCCACGAGACCGACTCGGTGCTGGCGTTCCTCGACGCGAACCCGCTCGCTCGCGGCCACACGCTGGTGATCCCCAAGTCGCACGCCCAGCACGTCGGCGACCTCGACGCCGACCTCGCGAGCGACCTGTTCGACGCGGTCGCGGCGCTCACGCCCCGGATCGAGGAGGCGGTCGACGCGGACGGCGCCAACGTCGGCGTCAACGACGGCGAGGCGGCCGGCCAGGAGGTCCCGCACGTCCACGTCCACGTCGTCCCGCGGTTCGAGGGCGACGGCGGCGCGCCGATCCACGCGGTCGCCGGCGCCCGGCCCGACCTCTCGGACGACGAGCTCGACGCCGTCGCCGACGAGGTCGCGGCCGCGATAGCGGAGTAAGGGGACGGGCCGGGCCGCGGCCCGACGAACCGCGACGCGGCTTCGCGATTTT includes the following:
- a CDS encoding DsbA family oxidoreductase, translating into MATDSDAATGADEREAITVYSDYVCPFCYLGRRSLSNYQEAREEPLAIDWHPFDLRAGQRGPDGEIDHDADTGKDDEYYEQARENVRRLQEEYGADEMALELATDVDSLPAQVVSVRVRETAPDAWLAFDEAVFDALWLEGRDIGDRDVLADIAAEVDGLDAGVVDEALGDDDLRERVTEMFDAARRRGVTGVPTFAYDGHAARGAVPPEQLGRLVEGV
- a CDS encoding ABC transporter substrate-binding protein, whose protein sequence is MARPISRRAALTGLGLAAASAGCLGRTENIAGRDPHSQLTLEINTTPADADPNGIRIARQLEEHLTAVGVDVRLNTVGQTDLWRKVLINQNFDVYVGQFVETDPFDPDALYGLTHSQFVAEPGWQNPFGLTEIAVDDLLERQRRATAGERTDAVAALQETVCDLQPFSVVAFPDALTAVQENRFEGWTEDRQPVSVSGLLGLDRATPEGESADDGDAPGGNATAADADDESGRVLRLVTTDDRITQNWNPIAAEFRRHGTFTGLLYDPLVRADGESIVPWLAADWERVDATAVDVTLRDARWHDGEPVTADDVAFTYRFLRDTSLGSVETSVPTPRFRGRSSLVEDERALDDATVRLTLPDVNDRVAARALQVPVLPEHVWADRTEAATIAGFEFDFETTEAVVSNNPDPVGSGPLRFVEATAEESVVFERNPDHFLVRPAPDADDETADPRAGIPPRYHGKPAFDRLRVEVLPSDISAVEAVAEGLADATAANLGPASVPRIGRSDAARLVSGRSAAFYHVGYNTRRSPLSNPRFRAVVARLIDKAALVDEAFDGYAKAAASPLAASPDAVPSSLAWTDGRDPVHPFFDDDGSLDVAAAREAFREIGYRFDDEGRLLSRGR
- a CDS encoding HIT family protein translates to MSDDCIFCSIVAGDIPSRTVHETDSVLAFLDANPLARGHTLVIPKSHAQHVGDLDADLASDLFDAVAALTPRIEEAVDADGANVGVNDGEAAGQEVPHVHVHVVPRFEGDGGAPIHAVAGARPDLSDDELDAVADEVAAAIAE
- a CDS encoding DUF7091 family protein, translating into MDDRLERVIRQQLRKAGKQFEEAKRAYAEGRDDPEGSAAAAARFDLPTDDAGRARIVCRRHAERRTVPVDDEGRPACFESGHPDCEGCAEDVRDGFVETW
- a CDS encoding phosphatase PAP2 family protein, with protein sequence MTPFLSVVASVVAWVGAMLAAASLAVVGPARLRAAWRGLRGRIWDARRAIALLCVVLLASAVGRGSLQTVSRLFGVQATALIYALEGGFVAWVQATFAAPALTAYFSWVYVYGYAFLLSFPVIAYLALPRTTALRRLLVAYALNYGIGLALYTLVFAYGPRNVMPDMVTPLLFTNQPDVMLLASEVNVNTNVFPSLHTSLAVTVGTFAVLTREAFPRWTPLAVPLSLSVVVATMYLGIHWLTDVVAGFALAFGCVALAYRLVDPRSDPVGSRSDAAEERSEAGADD